The Maridesulfovibrio salexigens DSM 2638 region TTCCTGGAAGGCTCCGCTTTATGTTCTGGATAAGGACATGAAGCGTAATCTGCTTATCGTGGGAACCAGTGATGAGCTTGAAGCCGGAGGCTGTATTGCTGACAGTTTTAATTTTCTGATTGATTTTGAACGTTGGCCGGAAACCGTATACATCCAGACCCGCTACCGACAGCGATCCAAGCCCGCAAGGGCCGTGCAGGTTGGCAGCAGCATAAAATTTGATTTCATTGAGCCGCATTCCCGGCCTACACCGGGGCAGATTGTGGCTGTATATACAGAAGAGGGCGCTGTGCTCGGAGGTGGTATCATCCGGGAATAGCCCCGGGAGATATGCGCCGTGTTTATCGAGACGCAGAGACTTATTTTAAGGCCCCTTAAGCTGGGTGATGCCGGATTTCTTTCCGGTATGATGAAAAATCCGGATGTTTACCGTTACATCCTTAAACAGGAACCGTGGTCAGAGGGCAAGATTCATTCTTTGTTGCAAAAACAGGAAGGATTGTTTGCTCGGCAGGGTTATTGCTTGTTTGGGGTTGAAATGAAGGGGAGTCGAGCGCTGGCAGGTTATTGCGGAGTGCAGCCCTTGGAAGATTTTTCAGAATCCCTGCTCGGGCAGGTCGGTATCAGCTGGGTTTTTCAAAGAGATTACTGGGGAGCAGGGTTGGCTACGGAATCTGCTTCCGCCTTTTTGGATTATGCTTATCTCAAAACAGATCTTCAGAGTATAAAAGCCCTCATTCATCCGGCTAATCGCGGCTCCATGCGTGTGGCTTCCAAGCTTGGCTTTGAGTTTGATGATCTCGTCTTTCGTAATGGCAGGCTGCGGGTAATGTATTCACTTTTGAAAGAAAAGTACTCTAGCGAATCACTTCTTTACGCTGGACGCAGCGTGGGGTTCATGCAGCCCGGACTGATTTAATTCTCTTGGGTGAGTGTTCAGTTCTTAGAGAGTTTGTTTAAGCCCCGCGGGGACTAGGATCATTTTAAGTTCCGATACTGATATATAAATAATTTACAAATATCGGGTTGACCTTTGCCTGACAGGGGAGTATTAACTGTTTCCAGAAAGCGGTTACAGGCATGTTGCCAACCGAACATTTTGACCCTAACGGGTTAGGTAAAGTTAAAAACTAATACGATTCTACTGGAATTTATTTTTAAATCAGTTTAAGTATATTTTCATGGCAAAGGAAAAAAGAATACCGAAGCACAAGGGCGTATACATTCTGCCCAACCTCCTCACCGTGGCGAGCCTCTTTTGTGGGTTCCTCGCGATGAACTGGGTTGTGGAAGGTGCATACGAGATGAGTGCTGTAGCCATTCTGGTGAGCTGTCTGTTTGACGGTCTCGACGGAAAGGTTGCCCGGTTGACCGGAACCAGCAGTGAATTCGGCGTACAGCTCGATTCTCTCGCTGATGCGGTCGCTTTCGGTGTTACTCCTGCGTTCATGGTATATCACTGGCAACTTCACCAGTTCGGAAGACTGGGTATGCTGGCAGCCTTCTTATTGATGGCTTGCGGTGTGCTCAGGCTCGCCCGTTTCAATGTTCAGGCAGCGACAACTTCCAAGGCTCATTTCATTGGTCTGCCCATTCCTGCGGCTGGCTGTACCTTGTCGACTCTGATCCTGTTCACCCCTTATATTCCTGAAAGTCTCGCACAGAGTGTACTGCCTATGTTCACTCTGGTGCTTGTATATTGTCTCGCATTTCTGATGGTGAGTACCGTCCGCTATAATTCTTTCAAAGAATTTGGTGTATTCAAAGCTCACCCCTTCAGCTCCATGGTAACCGTTATTGCGCTCTTTACCATGGTCGCATCTCAGCCCAAATTTCTGGGTTTCGTGATCTTTGCCGGTTATATTATTTCCGGTCCGATCTACACTATTTTTATTCTATCCCGCAGAAGCAATAAGCTACTAGGAAAGTCCTCCAAAGAATTGTCATAAGCTTTTTCCAAGGTAGTTCTATAACTACACCCAGAACAAGCTTATACGGTACCAAAATTCTTTCGGGGACGGTAAATTACTCAGTAGTTTAACCTGTTTCACTGTTTTATTCCCTCTTTTTATTATACACTGCAAATATTCTGTACTTGCAGCTTCCTTCTGGAGATAGATAAATGTCTGATAAAGTTTACATTTTTGATACAACATTGCGTGATGGCGAGCAGTCCCCGGGTGCAACCATGAACATGGGTGAAAAAATCACCATGGCCCGGCAGCTGGAAAAACTCGGCGTAGATATTATTGAAGCCGGCTTCCCCGCAGCAAGTCAGGGTGACTTTGAAGCCGTAACCGCGATCGCCAAATCAGTAGGCGATATTCAGGTTGCAGGCCTCTGTCGAGCGCTGAAAGCCGACATTGATCGTGCTTTTGATGCAGTCAAACATGCTAAAAATCCCAGAATTCATACCTTTGTTGCTACTTCCGACATCCACATGAAGCACAAGTTCAATAAGGAACCGGATGAGATTCTGGAAATGGCCCGTAAAGCTGTCCGTCACGCTGTATCGCTGACTCCCAATGTTGAATTTTCCGCTGAAGATGCTTCCCGCTCACGCTGGGATTTTCTCGCACAGGTTGTAGAGGTCGCCATCGCAGAGGGTGCAACTACCATCAATATTCCTGACACTGTTGGTTATGCCCAGCCTGATGAATTCGGTAAATTGATCGAGTACCTGATTAAAGAAGTGCCGAACAGCGACAAGGCTATCTTCAGCGTTCATTGTCACAACGATCTCGGTCTGGCTTGTGCCAACACCTTGGCTGCGATCAAGGCCGGTGCCCGTCAGGCAGAGGTAACTCTCTCCGGTATCGGTGAGCGTGCCGGTAATGCTGCTTTGGAAGAAGTGATCATGGCCCTGCATACTCGTAAGGACTACTACGATGTAGAAACTTCTATCCTCACCGAACAGTTGTTCCCTTCCTGCCGCAGGTTGGCGACAACAATTGGTCAGCCCATATCCCCGTATAAGGCTATTGTGGGTGCCAACGCGTTTGCTCACGAGTCCGGCATTCATCAGGACGGCATGCTCAAAAACCGTCAGACCTATGAAATTATGACACCGGAATCCATTGGTAAGAAGGGAACTTCCATTGTCATCGGTAAACATTCAGGCCGCAACGCTTTGGGATCAAAGCTCAACGAAATGGGTTACCAACTGGATGATGATCAGATTGGACGTGTCTTTTCTGCGGTTAAGGCTCTGGCTGATAAGAAAGAAGAAATTTTTGATGAGGACGTTGAAGCTCTCGTTCTGGAAGAGGCATACCGTATCCATGACTTGTACCGGGTAAAAGAACTCTCTGTGTTCTCCGGTACCGCAGGAGTTTCCCCGCACGCAGCAATCGTGCTGGAAGATTTCAGCAAGGATAAAGAAAGTCCTGAAGTAATTCAGGAAGTCGGATTCGGCGATGGTCCTATCAATGCGGTGTTTTCCACCATCAACAAGATGGTGAATAGATCACCTAAACTGGAACTTTATTCCGTAAACGCTGTTACCGGCGGTACTGATGCGCAGGGTGCGGTTACGGTCCACATTACTGACAACGGTTTCAAATCAATCGGGCGCGGTTCTGACGAAGACATCATCGTCGCCAGTGCCAAGGCTTACGTCAACGCAATTAACAGGGCTGAACGCATGAAACAGGAGAAAAATAATGCCTAAAACTTTAGCTGAGAAAATTTTACAGGCTCATACCGACGAAACAGTGAAAGAGCCGGGCCAGATTGTCCGCTGCAATGTTTCCATGGTGCTGGCCAACGACATTACCGCCCCTCTTGCTATTAAATCTTTCAGGGCCATGGGAGCGGATCAGGTCTTCGACAAGGACAAAGTTGCTCTTGTCTGTGACCACTTCACTCCCAACAAAGACATTGATTCTGCTGAGCAGGTTAAGGTTGTACGCGACTTCGCTCACGAGAAGAATATTACTCATTACTATGAAGGCGGCGAAGTCGGTGTTGAACACGCACTGCTGCCTGAACTGGGCCTTGTCGGTCCTTCCGATATCGTAATCGGTGCCGACTCCCACACCTGTACTTACGGCGGCCTCGGTGCATTCGCTACCGGAATGGGTTCCACTGACATCGCAGGCGGTATGGCTCTGGGTGAAACCTGGTTTAAGGTTCCCCCGACCATCAAAGTTGAGATCGAAGGTACTCCCGGTAAGTACATGGGCGCTAAGGATTACATCCTTAATCTCATCGGAACCATCGGAGTATCCGGTGCTCTCTACAAGGCTCTGGAATTCAGTGGCTCCGTTGTAGAAAATCTCTCTATCGAAGGGCGTATGACCATTGCTAACATGGCTATCGAAGCTGGTGGTAAGGTTGGTCTGTTCCCGGTTGACGCTAAGACCCTCGAATACTGTAAGGCCGCAGGCCGTACCGGTGATGTGGAAATGCGTGCAGACGAAGGTGCTAGCTACGAGCGTGTAGTCAAGATTGATGTAACCGGCATGAAGCCTCAGGTTGCCTGTCCGCATCTGCCTGACAACGTCAAGCCTGTTGACGAAGTTAAGGACATGAGAATTCATCAGGCCGTCATCGGCTCCTGCACCAACGGTCGTATCGAAGACCTGCGTGAAGCCGCAGCTATCCTTAAAGGTCGCAAGGCTGATAAGAACGTGCGCCTGATCGTGCTGCCCGCTACTCCGAATATCTGGAAGCAGGCTCTGCGCGAAGGTCTGATCGAAACCTTCATGGAATCCGGCGCAATCGTTGGTCCTGCAACCTGCGGTCCCTGTCTCGGCGGTCACATGGGTATTCTCGCTGGCGGTGAGCGTGCAATTGCTACCACCAACCGTAACTTCAAGGGTCGTATGGGCAGCCTCGAGAGTGAAGTTTTCCTCTCCAGCCCCGCAGTAGCAGCAGCATCTGCAATCACCGGTATCATCACTGACCCCGAAGCCTTATAAGAATAGGAGAATTTAAATATGTCTATCAAAGGAACAGCATACAGAGTCGGGGCACACATCGATACTGATGCTATCATCCCGGCCCGTTTTCTGGTTACCACCGATCCTGATGAACTCGGTGCCAACTGCATGGAAGGTCTGGAAGCAGGCTGGATTAAACGCGTTAAAAAGAACGATATCATGGTCGCCGATGAGAACTTCGGCTGCGGTTCTTCCCGCGAACATGCTCCAATCTCCATTCTTGGTGCCGGAATCCCTGTTGTAGTTGCTAAAAGCTTCGCCCGTATTTTCTACCGCAACGGCTTCAACATGGGCCTGATTCTCCTCGAAGTTGGTGATGATTTTGAAAAGCTTGGCGATGGCGATCAGCTTGAAGTTGATGCTGAAAAGGGCGAAATCAAGAACGTAACCACTGGCGAAACCATCACTTGTGCTCCGGTTCCCCCGTTTATGAAAGGCATCCTCGATTGCGGCGGACTGGTAGAATACGTTAAAGATCGTCTCTCTAAATAGATCAATAAGGATGCAGGTCAGGTTGTGTATAGAGCGCGCCTTGACCATATAAGGTGGCGAAGCCATATTAAAAAAGTTTGGGATTCTTAAACCCTTTTCAAAGGGTTTAAGGCACCCGGCATGGTCGCCGAAGGCATCTAAATATAAAGCGCGATAGCGCATCAAATAGGAATTTCAAATGAAAATATGCGTAATGCCCGGTGACGGTATCGGGCCGGAAATCATGGAACAGGGCGTTAAGGTCCTGAACGTAATCGGCGAAAAATTCGGTCACAAATTCGAAACTACCGAAGCTCTTATCGGCGGCGCAGCCATTGACGCAACCGGTGTTCCGCTTCCTGACGAGACCGTTAAAGCTTGTAAAGAGTCTGACGCAGTTCTGCTCGGCGCAGTAGGCGGCCCGAAATGGGATACAATCGATCCCGCAATTCGTCCTGAAAAAGGTCTGCTCGGTATCCGTAAAGAACTTTCTCTGTTCGCCAATTTGCGTCCTGCTGCACTGTTTCCGCAGCTTAAAGATGCATGTTTTCTGCGTCCCGATATCGTTGAAAAGGGTATCGACATCATGGTTGTTCGTGAGCTGACCGGTGGCATTTACTTCGGAGAGCCTCGCGGCACCAAGGTCGAGAATGGTGAACGCATGGGTTACAACACCATGGTTTATTACGAGCACGAAGTAAAACGTATCGCCAAGGTTGCTTTCGAAGCTGCCCAGAAGCGCAATAAGAAGCTTTGCTCCGTAGACAAAGCAAACGTGCTGGATGTCTCCCGTGTATGGCGTGAAATCGTCATCGAAGTTTCCAAGGATTACCCAGATGTTGAGCTGACTCACATGTACGTGGATAACGCTGCAATGCAGCTGGTGCGTGATCCTTCCCAGTTCGATGTTATCGTGACCGGCAACCTGTTCGGCGATATCCTTTCCGATGAAGCTTCCGTTATCACCGGTTCCATTGGTATGCTGCCTTCCGCATCACTTGGCGCATCCAACCCCGGTCTGTATGAGCCTATCCACGGTTCCGCACCGGATATCGCAGGCGAGAACAAAGCCAACCCGCTGGCAACCATTCTCTCTATCGCTATGATGCTGCGCTACTCCTTCAACATGGCTGAAGAGGCAGATTGCATCGAATCCGCAGTAGAGAAGACCCTTTCCGAAGGACTGCGCACTGGTGATATCATGGATGTGGGCGGTAAGCTCGTAGGTTGCACCGAAATGGGTGAAGCCGTTATCAAGAATCTTTAGTCGTCTCCGACGGCCAAAGGAAAGGGAAACCCTTATGCGTACGCCAAAAAGGGTTTCCCTCTCCTCTGGACTCCTCTTCCTTCCCAAAACGCGTTAATAATTTTCATATATAGTTTTTAAGGCTGTCTTTTATTGAAGGGCAGTTTATATTTTGCAGACAGGTCTTGTTGGGACTGGGCTGCTTTTTTTGTTTGCATTGAGCAAAATTTACATATTGTTTAGTTCTATTGTATCATTTTTATTATGATTAAATTTAAGACCGAACGGCTTGTTTTGCGTGGCTGGCAACCTAGCGATTATGCTCCCTTTGCTCGTATTAATGCGGATCAGGAAGTTATGAAATACTTTCCGGCACCGCTTTCAAAAGTGGAAAGTGACGCCAATGCTGATGTGATAGGTGGTTTGATTGATAAGCGAGGCTGGGGATTCTGGGCGGTTGAAATACCGGATATCTGTCCATTTACCGGTTTTGTCGGTTTACATATTCCAATTGCAGAATTGCCTTTTTCGCCGTGTGTTGAGATTGGCTGGCGTCTTGATAAAGAGTTTTGGGGTTACGGTTATGCTACAGAGGCGGCGAGATTTGCCTTGGAATATGGATTCACAAAGCTTGATCTGGATGAGATTGTGTCCTTCACTGCTAAGCAAAATAAAGCGTCACAGGCAGTAATGAAAAGACTTGGTATGTCCCGGGAAAGTGAAACTTTTGAGCATCCGTCAATTCCTGTTGGCAATTCTTTGCGTGAGCACTTTCTATATCGGTTACAGCGGAATGCTTGGATCGAAATGCAGTGCTCATAATTATCCCAATATAGGCTTTAGGGCTTGTTTTGCGCCAAAGAGATAGACTTGTATTTGCCAAGTTACTGATAATTAGCTGTATTAATTGTACTGATTTTGTTGGCCTCCTTTATGCAAAATTCAATGAAAAGAGTAATTAATTTCAGAACAGGAGGCATTATGCTTATCGCTGTAAGTGCAAATAATTCAAATTTGGATGACCAATTTGAACCTCGTTTTGGCAGGGCTGCTGGTTTTGTGATTTTTAATAGCGAAACAGGCGAAAGTCGATTTATTGATAATTCCGTAAATGCACAGGTTGCTGGCGGGGCTGGATTGCAGACTGCACAGTTGCTAGCTGATCAGGGGGTGAACTCCGTTATTTCGGGAACTTTCGGTCCTAAGGCTGAGCAGGCTTTGCAGGCAGGCCACATTGAGATGGTTACCGTTCAGTCCGGTACCGTGCGCGAACTTGTCGAAAATTATGTGGCTGAAGTTTCCGGAGGGGGTCAGCCTGTTGCGGATTTAAAACGATCACCTAATAGTTTGAGCCGTTTTGGTGGCGGGTGCCGTCGCATGGGCGGAACTGGCCGTGGAATGGGAATGGCTGGAGGAGGTCGCGGAATGGGCGGCGGAGGCCGTGGTATGGGAGGTGGAGGGATGGGCCGAAGATAATTATTTTGAATAAATTTAAATGCGACGTGTAAAAAAATCCCCGCACGGAAAGCCGTGCGGGGATTTTAAATTGTATTGCTACAAGCAGTTTAGATCAGACCGCTTGCTTTGAGCTGTGCTTCAAGTTTTGCCTTGCTTGCTTCCATGAGCGGAACAAGCGGCAGTCTGAAGGATGTCTCAAATTTCCCCATCATGCCCAGTGCTGTTTTCACCGGAATGGGGTTGGTTTCAACGAACATCACCCGGTTCAGGGGCTGCATTTTGAAGTGCAGTTCCTGAGCCTTTTTCATGTCACCGGCTCTGTATGCTGCACACATGCCGGACATCAAGTCAGGCACGATGTTTGAGACAACGGAGATTACGCCGTGTCCACCAAGGGCAAGCAGAGGCAGAACAGTGAAATCATCACCGGAAAGAACGGTAAATCCTTCAGGGCACTGTTCGATTACATCAGAAACCTGACCGAGATTGGCGGTTGCTTCCTTTACACCAACGACATCGGGAACTTCATTCGCGATCATGGCGATGGTTTCGGGCAGGGCATTAAGTCCTGTACGTCCGGGTACGTTGTAAAGGATGAAGGGCATTGAAGCTTCTTCGGAAAGGGCTTTGAAATGCGCCAGCAAGCCCGCCGGAGTCGGTTTATTATAGTATGGTGTAATCTGGAGGGTGGCGTCTGCGCCTGCCTGTTTAGCAAGCTTAGTCAGGTTTACGGCTTCCTTAGTATTGTTTGAACCCGCGCCAGCAATGACCGGGACACGTCCCTTGGCCTGCTCGACACAGATTCTAATAACCTCACCTTGTTCTTCATGGGTCATTGTTGCCGCTTCGCCGGTAGTACCGCAAGGTACAAGACCGTCGATCCCCTGTTCGATCTGCCACTCGATCAGTTCGCGGTATGCGTCCTGATCAATCTCTCCGTCCTTGAACGGAGTGACCAGAGCAGTGAATGCTCCTTGGAATGTCATGTTTAAGCCTCCAAATTTAATTTACTTATCGTCCGAAATACCACTGAGCAGCTTTGCAACTTCCGGCTCCTCACGAAGCTTTTCAGTCAAGGTTTGCAGAAACCATTTTACGTTTTGGCCGGAAGACCAATTAAAGTCCTCATCTCTGGAGGGCCAGCCGTAGATATCGATTCTGTTAACCGCTTTTCCGGTAGGGTAGCTGCGCACCCATACAGTCTTACCTTTTGCAGTAAGACTGCCGGAAAGTCCCGGACCGTCACCGCTCCCAAGGAGAATGTCCGGGGGAGCCTCGCCAATGACCGGATTGGCGAGAAATTTTTTCTCCCTGAAGTAACCCCATGAACTCATGGCAATTACCAGATCCGCTTTCTCCCTGTTTTCCTTGATCAGTGTGGCGCATTCATCAATGAGATCATCAGGAAGATTGTCGGAGCCTTTTTCAAGGTATGGAAGAATGATTATTGCGGCCTTCTTGCCATCGGCAAGCGGCTTGTTGATAACCAGAACTTCCATGGTGCCGAACCAGTTTTGCGGAATTCCTTTGGGGGAATTTTGCAGAAAACTCATTTCGGCAGGACTAAGAATTCCTAAATCATAATTAATGATTTGGAAAGCATCAGTCAGCGCATTTCGTTTTTTATCGGAAACTTTTTTGCCGGAAGTCGGCAGAAATTCAAATGCACCGCCCAATATCAGAACATCGTGCTTCTGAGCGACCCGCAGATCCATAAGATAACCGGCCCGCCGGGCCAGTCCCCCAAGGGTTTTGTTTCCTCAGGTGGGGCAGGGGTTTACAGTCCCGAATGTGTTGGCGGTGTTAGCAATAGACAATAGTACATCCTTGTCAGCATAGGACATCGAGGGTCCCATGCTGACAAGGATAAAAAAAGCAAATATGAGAAGGCGCATTAAGCGTTCAAATATTCTTTCAGCTCTTTACCGGGACGGAAAAAAGGCAGTTTTTTAGGGGTGACGTCTACGACATCCCCTGTTTTCGGGTTACGTCCGGTGTACCCTTTGTATTCTTTCATCTTAAAGCTGCCGAATCCTCTGATTTCAACTCTGTC contains the following coding sequences:
- the pssA gene encoding CDP-diacylglycerol--serine O-phosphatidyltransferase, whose translation is MAKEKRIPKHKGVYILPNLLTVASLFCGFLAMNWVVEGAYEMSAVAILVSCLFDGLDGKVARLTGTSSEFGVQLDSLADAVAFGVTPAFMVYHWQLHQFGRLGMLAAFLLMACGVLRLARFNVQAATTSKAHFIGLPIPAAGCTLSTLILFTPYIPESLAQSVLPMFTLVLVYCLAFLMVSTVRYNSFKEFGVFKAHPFSSMVTVIALFTMVASQPKFLGFVIFAGYIISGPIYTIFILSRRSNKLLGKSSKELS
- a CDS encoding GNAT family N-acetyltransferase; the encoded protein is MFIETQRLILRPLKLGDAGFLSGMMKNPDVYRYILKQEPWSEGKIHSLLQKQEGLFARQGYCLFGVEMKGSRALAGYCGVQPLEDFSESLLGQVGISWVFQRDYWGAGLATESASAFLDYAYLKTDLQSIKALIHPANRGSMRVASKLGFEFDDLVFRNGRLRVMYSLLKEKYSSESLLYAGRSVGFMQPGLI
- the leuC gene encoding 3-isopropylmalate dehydratase large subunit — protein: MPKTLAEKILQAHTDETVKEPGQIVRCNVSMVLANDITAPLAIKSFRAMGADQVFDKDKVALVCDHFTPNKDIDSAEQVKVVRDFAHEKNITHYYEGGEVGVEHALLPELGLVGPSDIVIGADSHTCTYGGLGAFATGMGSTDIAGGMALGETWFKVPPTIKVEIEGTPGKYMGAKDYILNLIGTIGVSGALYKALEFSGSVVENLSIEGRMTIANMAIEAGGKVGLFPVDAKTLEYCKAAGRTGDVEMRADEGASYERVVKIDVTGMKPQVACPHLPDNVKPVDEVKDMRIHQAVIGSCTNGRIEDLREAAAILKGRKADKNVRLIVLPATPNIWKQALREGLIETFMESGAIVGPATCGPCLGGHMGILAGGERAIATTNRNFKGRMGSLESEVFLSSPAVAAASAITGIITDPEAL
- a CDS encoding 2-isopropylmalate synthase — translated: MSDKVYIFDTTLRDGEQSPGATMNMGEKITMARQLEKLGVDIIEAGFPAASQGDFEAVTAIAKSVGDIQVAGLCRALKADIDRAFDAVKHAKNPRIHTFVATSDIHMKHKFNKEPDEILEMARKAVRHAVSLTPNVEFSAEDASRSRWDFLAQVVEVAIAEGATTINIPDTVGYAQPDEFGKLIEYLIKEVPNSDKAIFSVHCHNDLGLACANTLAAIKAGARQAEVTLSGIGERAGNAALEEVIMALHTRKDYYDVETSILTEQLFPSCRRLATTIGQPISPYKAIVGANAFAHESGIHQDGMLKNRQTYEIMTPESIGKKGTSIVIGKHSGRNALGSKLNEMGYQLDDDQIGRVFSAVKALADKKEEIFDEDVEALVLEEAYRIHDLYRVKELSVFSGTAGVSPHAAIVLEDFSKDKESPEVIQEVGFGDGPINAVFSTINKMVNRSPKLELYSVNAVTGGTDAQGAVTVHITDNGFKSIGRGSDEDIIVASAKAYVNAINRAERMKQEKNNA
- the dapA gene encoding 4-hydroxy-tetrahydrodipicolinate synthase; the encoded protein is MTFQGAFTALVTPFKDGEIDQDAYRELIEWQIEQGIDGLVPCGTTGEAATMTHEEQGEVIRICVEQAKGRVPVIAGAGSNNTKEAVNLTKLAKQAGADATLQITPYYNKPTPAGLLAHFKALSEEASMPFILYNVPGRTGLNALPETIAMIANEVPDVVGVKEATANLGQVSDVIEQCPEGFTVLSGDDFTVLPLLALGGHGVISVVSNIVPDLMSGMCAAYRAGDMKKAQELHFKMQPLNRVMFVETNPIPVKTALGMMGKFETSFRLPLVPLMEASKAKLEAQLKASGLI
- a CDS encoding GNAT family N-acetyltransferase codes for the protein MIKFKTERLVLRGWQPSDYAPFARINADQEVMKYFPAPLSKVESDANADVIGGLIDKRGWGFWAVEIPDICPFTGFVGLHIPIAELPFSPCVEIGWRLDKEFWGYGYATEAARFALEYGFTKLDLDEIVSFTAKQNKASQAVMKRLGMSRESETFEHPSIPVGNSLREHFLYRLQRNAWIEMQCS
- a CDS encoding 3-isopropylmalate dehydratase small subunit — its product is MSIKGTAYRVGAHIDTDAIIPARFLVTTDPDELGANCMEGLEAGWIKRVKKNDIMVADENFGCGSSREHAPISILGAGIPVVVAKSFARIFYRNGFNMGLILLEVGDDFEKLGDGDQLEVDAEKGEIKNVTTGETITCAPVPPFMKGILDCGGLVEYVKDRLSK
- the leuB gene encoding 3-isopropylmalate dehydrogenase, coding for MKICVMPGDGIGPEIMEQGVKVLNVIGEKFGHKFETTEALIGGAAIDATGVPLPDETVKACKESDAVLLGAVGGPKWDTIDPAIRPEKGLLGIRKELSLFANLRPAALFPQLKDACFLRPDIVEKGIDIMVVRELTGGIYFGEPRGTKVENGERMGYNTMVYYEHEVKRIAKVAFEAAQKRNKKLCSVDKANVLDVSRVWREIVIEVSKDYPDVELTHMYVDNAAMQLVRDPSQFDVIVTGNLFGDILSDEASVITGSIGMLPSASLGASNPGLYEPIHGSAPDIAGENKANPLATILSIAMMLRYSFNMAEEADCIESAVEKTLSEGLRTGDIMDVGGKLVGCTEMGEAVIKNL
- a CDS encoding UshA-like (seleno)protein family 2, coding for MRLLIFAFFILVSMGPSMSYADKDVLLSIANTANTFGTVNPCPTUGNKTLGGLARRAGYLMDLRVAQKHDVLILGGAFEFLPTSGKKVSDKKRNALTDAFQIINYDLGILSPAEMSFLQNSPKGIPQNWFGTMEVLVINKPLADGKKAAIIILPYLEKGSDNLPDDLIDECATLIKENREKADLVIAMSSWGYFREKKFLANPVIGEAPPDILLGSGDGPGLSGSLTAKGKTVWVRSYPTGKAVNRIDIYGWPSRDEDFNWSSGQNVKWFLQTLTEKLREEPEVAKLLSGISDDK
- a CDS encoding NifB/NifX family molybdenum-iron cluster-binding protein produces the protein MLIAVSANNSNLDDQFEPRFGRAAGFVIFNSETGESRFIDNSVNAQVAGGAGLQTAQLLADQGVNSVISGTFGPKAEQALQAGHIEMVTVQSGTVRELVENYVAEVSGGGQPVADLKRSPNSLSRFGGGCRRMGGTGRGMGMAGGGRGMGGGGRGMGGGGMGRR